One Tenrec ecaudatus isolate mTenEca1 chromosome 12, mTenEca1.hap1, whole genome shotgun sequence DNA segment encodes these proteins:
- the PRRT2 gene encoding LOW QUALITY PROTEIN: proline-rich transmembrane protein 2 (The sequence of the model RefSeq protein was modified relative to this genomic sequence to represent the inferred CDS: deleted 1 base in 1 codon) has protein sequence MAASGSAGTEIKGVTESPQTQGEGLDHPEAGMGPPQPEVPPGVPDKPEAKQPELDASEAPVDLGPKEPKAGLASTETPAGAPDTAQATDLSSTPGGETQASPSPEEARQSPVAKSEESKEVTTGQGPTQLEPAAPPEPAPAAASQPDPQLDPQPGSQPDPKPALQPEPSSQENPSPEALTESMGEKQENGAVVPLPAGDGEEGPAPQPHSSPSAKSPPVNGAPPRVLQQLVEEDRIGRAHGGHPGSPRGSLSRHPSSQLTGPGVEGGEGTQKPRDYIILAILSCFCPMWPVNIVAFAYAVMSRNSLQQGDVDGAQRLGRVAKLLSIVALVGGVLIIIASCVINLGGEWGPGSGGRSGRAGRGCLLTPAPALSCLSTPFCLCLPLFLPPTPLSVSPPPPQCISEGLCPAFQDFSSCWELPWAHPSPGGEPK, from the exons ATGGCAGCCAGCGGCTCCGCGGGCACTGAGATAAAAGGGGTCACGGAAAGTCCCCAGACTCAGGGAGAAGGGCTTGACCATCCCGAAGCTGGAATGGGCCCTCCCCAGCCCGAGGTCCCACCTGGGGTCCCAGACAAGCCAGAAGCCAAGCAGCCAGAACTAGATGCCTCTGAGGCTCCTGTAGACTTGGGGCCCAAGGAGCCTAAGGCTGGGCTGGCTTCGACAGAGACCCCCGCTGGAGCCCCAGACACAGCCCAGGCCACAGACCTCAGCTCCACCCCAGGAGGAGAAACCCAGGCCAGCCCTAGCCCGGAAGAAGCACGCCAATCCCCAGTAGCCAAATCGGAGGAAAGCAAAGAGGTCACTACTGGCCAGGGGCCCACCCAGCTAGAGCCCGCTGCCCCTCCTGAGCCAGCTCCAGCAGCTGCCTCCCAACCGGACCCGCAGTTAGACCCTCAGCCAGGTTCCCAGCCTGACCCCAAGCCTGCCCTCCAGCCAGAGCCCTCTTCCCAGGAGAATCCCAGCCCAGAGGCTCTGACGGAGAGTATGGGAGAGAAGCAAGAGAATGGGGCAGTCGTGCCCCTTCCAGCTGGTGATGGGGAAGAGGGCCCAGCCCCCCAGCCTCACTCATCACCCTCTGCCAAAAGCCCCCCCGTCAATGGGGCACCCCCCCGCGTGCTACAGCAGCTGGTTGAGGAGGACAGAATAGGCAGGGCTCACGGTGGACACCCAGGATCCCCCAGAGGTAGCCTGAGCCGCCACCCCAGCTCCCAGCTGACAGGgcctggggtggaggggggtgaaGGCACCCAGAAACCTCGGGACTACATCATCCTCGCCATCCTGTCCTGCTTCTGCCCCATGTGGCCCGTCAACATTGTGGCCTTCGCTTATGCTGTCATG tcCCGGAACAGCCTGCAGCAGGGGGACGTGGATGGGGCCCAGCGTTTGGGCCGCGTGGCCAAGCTCTTAAGCATCGTGGCGCTGGTAGGGGGGGTTCTCATCATCATCGCCTCCTGCGTCATCAACCTGGGCGGTGAGTGGGGTCCGGGGTCAGGC GGGAGGAGTGGAAGGGCTGGCAGGGGATGCTTACTAACTCCTGCCCCTGCTCTCTCCTGTCTGTCCACCCCATTTTGCCTTTGTCTTCCCTTGTTTCTACCCCCTAcccctctgtctgtctctcctcctcccccacagtGTATAAGTGAGGGGCTCTGCCCTGCATTCCAAGACTTTTCTTCCTGTTGGGAGCTGCCTTGGGCCCATCCCTCCCCTGGGGGGGAGCCCAAGTGA